A window of the Candidatus Bathyarchaeia archaeon genome harbors these coding sequences:
- a CDS encoding RNA 2'-phosphotransferase — MKGLQPMKRLRVHLSPTIDIATQVGKRRTSSPVILVVDCAQARRHGLKFYKASEQVYLCKFVPAKIH; from the coding sequence GTGAAGGGTTTGCAGCCGATGAAGCGTCTACGGGTTCATCTCTCGCCAACCATAGACATAGCCACTCAAGTTGGGAAGAGACGCACAAGCAGCCCCGTCATCCTCGTAGTAGACTGTGCTCAGGCTAGGAGGCATGGCTTGAAGTTCTATAAGGCTTCGGAGCAGGTTTACCTCTGCAAGTTTGTGCCTGCAAAAATACATTAG
- a CDS encoding 30S ribosomal protein S27e, whose translation MSEWEKLLPRPRSTFVRVKCPDCGNEQVIFDHVSSVVKCSVCGAVLAEPTGGKSAIKGEIVASLE comes from the coding sequence ATGAGTGAATGGGAAAAACTTTTACCTAGACCAAGGAGCACATTCGTACGAGTCAAGTGCCCTGACTGCGGGAACGAGCAAGTTATTTTTGATCATGTTTCAAGTGTGGTAAAATGCAGTGTATGCGGCGCTGTTTTAGCAGAACCCACAGGTGGCAAGTCTGCAATTAAGGGCGAAATTGTTGCTTCGTTGGAGTAG
- a CDS encoding RNA-protein complex protein Nop10, producing MVWLLRKCEHCSGYTLSQEKCPRCGGKVRIPHPAKFSPQDKYAKYRRAMRVEMTKQGLDNEGNLC from the coding sequence ATGGTCTGGCTTTTGAGAAAGTGCGAGCACTGCAGCGGATACACGTTAAGCCAAGAAAAATGCCCACGTTGTGGTGGGAAAGTGCGCATTCCGCATCCTGCCAAGTTTTCGCCTCAGGACAAATATGCCAAGTATCGGCGTGCAATGAGAGTTGAGATGACTAAACAGGGGTTGGATAATGAAGGAAACTTATGTTAA
- a CDS encoding 50S ribosomal protein L44e, protein MKAPKEITTYCPKCKTQQAHAVSLYKAGKRRALALGERQHERKKHGYGGQKYALQKKFSKTTKKQTLRLKCRNCGFMRHKKGMRIRKLEIA, encoded by the coding sequence ATGAAGGCACCCAAGGAAATCACCACATACTGCCCGAAATGCAAGACTCAGCAGGCTCACGCGGTGTCCTTATACAAGGCTGGAAAACGCCGTGCCTTAGCTTTGGGTGAACGCCAGCACGAACGAAAGAAGCACGGATATGGCGGCCAGAAATATGCGCTCCAGAAAAAGTTTTCTAAAACCACAAAGAAGCAGACGTTGAGGTTGAAATGCAGGAACTGTGGGTTCATGAGGCATAAGAAGGGGATGCGTATCAGAAAACTCGAGATTGCCTGA
- a CDS encoding RNA 2'-phosphotransferase translates to MERDLRVKVSKFVSYVLRHDPRGLMMDEEGFVDVDELVSKVKGSFPSVDGRFLRRLVEEGERKRFEIVGNRIRALYGHSVLFTCGLRKMDGLNGCIMVQRLKLRM, encoded by the coding sequence GTGGAGCGTGATTTGAGGGTTAAGGTCAGCAAGTTTGTTAGTTATGTTTTGAGGCATGATCCGCGAGGTTTGATGATGGATGAGGAGGGGTTTGTTGACGTGGATGAATTGGTTTCTAAGGTTAAGGGGAGTTTTCCTAGTGTTGATGGGCGGTTTTTGAGGCGGTTGGTTGAGGAGGGTGAGAGGAAGCGGTTTGAGATTGTGGGTAATCGGATTCGTGCTTTGTATGGGCATAGTGTCCTGTTTACCTGCGGCTTGAGGAAGATGGATGGGTTGAATGGTTGTATCATGGTACAACGTCTGAAGCTGCGGATGTGA
- a CDS encoding ATP-binding protein, which yields MIVYFVNREHELETLGSLLSRGKPALVLLYGRRRVGKTRLIQEFLKDKKGMYFYVPNAEAKTILDEFSRTVEGEFFKGFRFADYDSFLDYVAKKSEQNVIVAIDEFQRLANRNGAISLLQKYWDQRMSKTKSFIILSGSTIGAIRKVALRGDAPLYGRRTATLKVEPLKFLDLPKWFRKYGMADLVKVYASFGGTPAYLEQVDEKNTVEDNILSKILNKHSPLYGEPEMLLMEEIRAPHRYMDILAAIAQGKNKISEIADATGLARENTTTYLKTLETLDLIERMTSVTEPQAKKGMYKIKDPFFTFWFRFVKPNRRQLELELEHNLWSSIQEEFNTYLGRAFEDVCLQILAQMAKRRLLPIQPDRIGKWWWMDAEIDILAIETKQRRTLAIETKWTELNYSETKSLLGQLNAKTAQIPNTRETCVGVIAKKIANKERLRSQGFTVLDLQDIENLAKTQTGT from the coding sequence ATGATTGTATATTTCGTTAACCGTGAGCATGAGTTGGAGACCCTAGGCTCTCTCTTGTCTAGGGGAAAGCCTGCGTTGGTACTGCTTTATGGTAGGAGAAGGGTGGGTAAGACTAGGCTTATTCAGGAGTTTTTGAAAGATAAGAAGGGCATGTATTTCTATGTTCCGAATGCTGAAGCTAAAACAATCTTGGATGAGTTCTCGCGTACGGTGGAAGGCGAGTTCTTTAAGGGTTTTAGGTTTGCGGATTATGACTCGTTTCTAGATTACGTAGCAAAGAAAAGCGAGCAGAATGTGATCGTAGCGATCGACGAGTTCCAGAGGCTGGCAAACCGTAATGGCGCCATATCTCTTCTTCAGAAATATTGGGATCAAAGGATGTCCAAGACAAAGAGCTTCATCATCCTTTCAGGCTCCACTATAGGTGCGATACGTAAAGTCGCCTTAAGAGGGGACGCGCCATTGTATGGAAGAAGAACGGCAACCCTCAAGGTTGAGCCGCTGAAGTTCTTGGACCTGCCCAAATGGTTCAGGAAATACGGCATGGCTGATCTGGTGAAAGTCTACGCAAGCTTTGGTGGAACCCCGGCTTACCTAGAGCAAGTCGACGAGAAGAACACGGTCGAGGACAACATACTCTCGAAAATTCTGAATAAGCATTCGCCCTTGTACGGTGAGCCGGAAATGCTCCTTATGGAGGAGATTCGGGCGCCTCACCGTTACATGGACATCTTGGCAGCTATAGCTCAGGGCAAGAACAAGATAAGCGAAATAGCAGACGCTACAGGACTTGCACGTGAGAACACGACAACATACCTGAAAACCTTAGAAACTCTGGACCTAATAGAAAGAATGACTTCGGTCACTGAGCCTCAAGCTAAAAAGGGAATGTACAAAATTAAAGATCCGTTTTTCACGTTTTGGTTCAGGTTTGTCAAGCCCAACAGAAGGCAACTGGAGCTTGAGCTGGAACATAACCTGTGGAGCAGCATCCAAGAGGAGTTCAACACGTATCTTGGACGAGCGTTCGAGGATGTGTGTCTCCAGATCCTTGCCCAGATGGCGAAAAGAAGACTGCTTCCGATTCAGCCGGATAGAATTGGAAAATGGTGGTGGATGGACGCTGAAATAGACATACTGGCCATAGAGACGAAACAGAGAAGAACACTGGCCATTGAAACAAAATGGACTGAGCTAAATTATAGTGAAACCAAGAGTCTGCTTGGGCAATTGAACGCTAAAACCGCCCAGATTCCAAACACAAGGGAAACCTGTGTAGGCGTGATAGCGAAGAAGATTGCGAACAAGGAAAGACTGCGAAGTCAAGGCTTCACAGTCTTAGACCTGCAGGATATAGAGAATCTAGCTAAGACACAAACTGGAACGTAG
- a CDS encoding type II toxin-antitoxin system RelE/ParE family toxin → MFQVIISSTARKSVKRLPEHYKKRTIELLLIFRENPIPTDQYDIKKLKGYTDTYRARIGDIRIIYEITWNLKTVHVLLIERREQAYT, encoded by the coding sequence TTGTTTCAGGTAATCATCTCTTCAACAGCTAGAAAGTCAGTCAAAAGACTCCCCGAACACTACAAGAAAAGAACCATCGAATTGCTCCTGATTTTTCGCGAAAACCCAATTCCAACAGACCAATATGACATCAAAAAACTCAAAGGATACACCGACACCTACAGAGCACGAATCGGCGACATCCGAATAATCTACGAAATCACATGGAACCTCAAAACAGTCCATGTGTTGCTGATTGAACGAAGAGAACAAGCCTACACCTAA
- a CDS encoding PAC2 family protein, which yields MKETYVKETVQIELRSPVLVEGLPGMGMVGRIAVRFLIKQLGAVRFAELYSPHFPYYVLVNKRGSVRLLRCEFFYWKNPGGDNDLVFLVGDSQAQTIEGQYDVTNAILEFAVKVGVGRIFTIGGYRQEAEGAPRVVAVSTKPELLAKALEAEAVASPAGNPIVGTAGLLLGLAKFRRVDALCLLGETRGYLPDPVSAKGVLEVLEKLLGLKLDYSGLDVQIEKSKEIASRMREIEERREKFSQKMKRSEEGRVTYIS from the coding sequence ATGAAGGAAACTTATGTTAAAGAAACGGTTCAAATTGAGCTTAGGAGTCCGGTTTTGGTTGAGGGTTTGCCGGGGATGGGTATGGTGGGTAGGATTGCTGTTCGTTTTTTGATTAAGCAGTTGGGTGCTGTGCGGTTTGCTGAGTTGTATTCGCCGCATTTTCCGTATTACGTGTTAGTGAATAAGCGGGGTAGCGTCAGGCTTTTGCGTTGTGAGTTTTTTTACTGGAAGAATCCGGGTGGGGATAATGATCTGGTGTTTTTGGTGGGTGATAGTCAGGCTCAGACTATTGAGGGGCAGTATGATGTTACCAATGCCATTCTTGAGTTTGCTGTGAAGGTTGGGGTGGGGCGGATTTTTACGATTGGTGGTTATCGTCAGGAGGCTGAGGGTGCACCGCGGGTGGTTGCTGTTTCTACTAAGCCTGAGTTGCTTGCGAAGGCGTTGGAGGCTGAGGCTGTTGCGAGTCCGGCTGGGAACCCGATTGTGGGTACGGCTGGTTTGTTGTTGGGTTTGGCGAAGTTTCGGCGGGTTGATGCGTTGTGTTTGTTGGGTGAGACGCGGGGTTATTTGCCGGATCCTGTGTCGGCTAAGGGTGTGCTTGAGGTGTTGGAGAAGCTGCTTGGGTTGAAGCTTGATTACAGCGGGTTGGATGTGCAGATTGAGAAGTCTAAGGAAATAGCGAGTCGGATGCGGGAGATTGAGGAGCGGCGGGAGAAGTTTTCGCAGAAGATGAAGCGTAGCGAGGAAGGGCGAGTTACGTACATTAGTTAG
- a CDS encoding translation initiation factor IF-2 subunit alpha, with protein sequence MAVKKAEWPEAGDLVLASVQRITDYGAYVTLDEYGKEGLLHVSEVSSGWVRNIRDFVREGQKVVLKVLRVDTGKGHVDLSLRRVSRHERREKVLSSKMDRKAESILRSVAEKLQMPFEELSAKTIAVIEEKFGGVYEGLERAAREGADPLLEVGLPKEVAAALAEVAKEKIRAPMVKVKGILELQCMKPNGIVHIKEALESAQKAEKPRDARVRVYAIAAPKYAIEVWAVDYKEAEKALSTAAETAVETLTKAGGSGAFQKGK encoded by the coding sequence ATGGCAGTTAAGAAGGCTGAGTGGCCCGAAGCGGGTGATCTGGTTCTGGCTTCGGTTCAAAGAATAACTGACTATGGTGCTTACGTCACGTTGGATGAATATGGGAAGGAAGGTTTGCTTCATGTTTCTGAAGTGTCGTCGGGCTGGGTTAGGAACATCCGTGATTTTGTGCGTGAAGGACAAAAAGTTGTGCTCAAGGTTCTTCGTGTGGACACGGGGAAGGGGCATGTTGATCTGTCGCTTCGTCGAGTGTCGAGGCATGAAAGGCGCGAGAAGGTTCTTTCCAGTAAGATGGATAGGAAGGCTGAAAGTATCCTGCGTAGCGTTGCTGAGAAGTTGCAGATGCCGTTTGAGGAATTGTCTGCCAAGACTATTGCTGTGATTGAGGAAAAGTTTGGGGGAGTCTATGAGGGACTTGAAAGAGCGGCGCGTGAAGGAGCCGACCCTTTGCTGGAAGTTGGCTTGCCAAAAGAAGTGGCAGCTGCGTTGGCTGAGGTTGCCAAGGAGAAGATTCGTGCGCCGATGGTAAAGGTCAAGGGGATTTTGGAGTTGCAGTGCATGAAACCTAATGGAATTGTCCACATCAAGGAAGCTCTTGAAAGTGCTCAGAAAGCGGAGAAGCCGCGTGATGCAAGAGTTCGTGTTTATGCGATTGCTGCTCCTAAGTATGCGATTGAGGTGTGGGCTGTGGACTATAAAGAGGCTGAGAAAGCGCTTTCGACGGCGGCTGAAACAGCTGTGGAGACCTTGACAAAGGCTGGCGGATCTGGCGCGTTTCAAAAGGGAAAGTAA